The following are from one region of the Trichocoleus sp. genome:
- the murQ gene encoding N-acetylmuramic acid 6-phosphate etherase has product MKDITERGHLLTEQVNPNSQNLDQMTALEIVELFNQEDTQAVAAVAAAKEGLAAAIDRTAAALRHGGRLFYIGAGTSGRLGVLDAAECPPTFCTSPELVQGMIAGGAGALVRSSEDLEDRAEDGMEAIAHRHITSLDVVVGITAGGTTPYVHGALQAARQRGAVTIFIACVPAEQVSVDADIDIRLLTGAEILAGSTRLKAGTATKLALNILSTGVMVKLGKVYGNRMVDVAVTNTKLLDRALRILEDLTDLSREEAAALLKKSDRQVKLALLMHWTGVDAIEGKELLVQHQGNLRQAVSSVASR; this is encoded by the coding sequence ATGAAAGACATCACAGAACGGGGACACTTATTGACTGAGCAAGTCAACCCCAACAGCCAAAATCTAGATCAAATGACTGCTTTAGAGATCGTAGAACTGTTTAACCAGGAAGATACTCAGGCAGTTGCAGCAGTCGCAGCCGCCAAAGAAGGCCTCGCAGCCGCAATCGATCGCACCGCAGCCGCACTACGACATGGAGGCAGACTGTTTTATATCGGAGCCGGAACCAGCGGACGCTTAGGGGTACTGGATGCCGCAGAATGTCCGCCCACGTTTTGCACCTCCCCAGAACTGGTGCAGGGCATGATTGCCGGAGGCGCAGGGGCACTGGTACGCAGCTCGGAAGATTTGGAAGATCGCGCAGAAGACGGCATGGAGGCGATCGCTCATCGACATATCACCAGTTTGGATGTGGTCGTTGGCATCACCGCAGGCGGAACTACTCCCTATGTGCATGGCGCACTGCAAGCTGCCCGTCAACGTGGAGCCGTCACGATTTTTATTGCTTGCGTTCCTGCCGAACAGGTCAGCGTCGATGCCGATATTGACATCCGTTTGCTCACCGGAGCCGAAATTCTGGCAGGCTCAACTCGCCTCAAAGCCGGAACCGCCACGAAACTGGCGCTGAATATCCTCTCAACTGGGGTCATGGTCAAACTTGGCAAAGTTTATGGCAACCGAATGGTCGATGTTGCCGTCACCAATACCAAACTGCTCGACCGCGCCCTCCGTATCCTCGAAGACCTGACCGACCTCAGCCGTGAAGAAGCCGCCGCCCTGCTCAAAAAAAGCGATCGACAAGTCAAACTTGCGCTTTTAATGCACTGGACAGGAGTGGATGCGATCGAAGGCAAAGAACTGTTAGTGCAGCACCAGGGAAATTTGCGGCAGGCGGTAAGCTCCGTGGCGAGTCGGTAA
- a CDS encoding FAD-dependent oxidoreductase has translation MTHVVIIGCGVIGASIAYELSQIPELQVTVIDRQRPAEAATGAALGVLMGIVSQKVKGIAWALRETSMQRYETLIPELEAMTGETVPVNRQGIVKLCLDNEDQPDWEQLIQIRQGQGWRLERWSREQVLAQCPQITSPQVTGAIYSPDDRQIDPTALTLLLVKAAQQRGVTFHFDTPIHSLSLSDGSPERVCQIETAQGAIAADFVVVAAGLGSTLLLQRLAQTIEIRPVLGQAVRLKLEQPLGNPHFQPMITGADIHLVPLGNAEYWVGATVEFPPEQGILSPDADRLQAVLAGAIELCPALKEGKILQQWSGLRPRPYNRPAPIIERLPGFQNVIAATGHYRNGVLLAPATAAKVKAMITAGDTQPLQAGIYL, from the coding sequence ATGACTCATGTTGTAATCATCGGCTGTGGCGTGATTGGTGCGTCGATTGCCTATGAACTCAGCCAGATTCCTGAGTTGCAAGTGACGGTGATCGATCGACAGCGTCCGGCAGAAGCGGCAACTGGTGCGGCATTGGGTGTGCTGATGGGCATTGTTAGCCAAAAGGTGAAAGGAATTGCTTGGGCTTTACGCGAAACCAGTATGCAGCGGTATGAAACGCTGATTCCTGAACTGGAAGCAATGACGGGCGAAACAGTGCCAGTTAACCGTCAGGGTATTGTGAAGCTTTGCCTGGACAACGAAGATCAGCCAGATTGGGAGCAGTTGATTCAAATTCGGCAGGGTCAGGGTTGGCGATTGGAGCGCTGGAGCCGAGAACAGGTTTTGGCACAATGTCCACAAATCACCAGTCCGCAAGTTACAGGAGCCATCTACTCGCCAGACGATCGTCAGATTGACCCTACTGCCTTAACGCTACTGCTTGTTAAAGCGGCTCAACAGCGTGGGGTAACCTTCCACTTCGATACACCAATTCATAGTCTTTCTCTGTCTGATGGAAGTCCTGAGCGCGTCTGTCAGATTGAAACAGCCCAGGGAGCGATCGCAGCAGATTTTGTGGTGGTTGCGGCAGGGCTAGGATCAACACTGTTGTTGCAACGTTTGGCGCAGACCATCGAGATTCGTCCGGTGTTGGGTCAGGCAGTGCGCTTGAAATTAGAGCAGCCTCTAGGCAATCCTCATTTTCAGCCGATGATCACTGGAGCGGATATTCATCTTGTGCCGTTGGGCAATGCAGAGTATTGGGTTGGGGCAACCGTTGAGTTTCCGCCAGAGCAGGGCATTTTGTCACCCGATGCCGATCGACTGCAAGCCGTTTTGGCAGGGGCGATCGAACTTTGTCCTGCCTTGAAAGAAGGTAAGATTTTGCAGCAATGGTCAGGGTTACGCCCTCGACCTTACAATCGTCCTGCGCCTATCATTGAGCGACTGCCTGGATTCCAAAATGTCATTGCGGCAACCGGGCACTATCGCAATGGCGTTCTCCTCGCTCCGGCGACTGCCGCAAAAGTGAAGGCAATGATTACAGCGGGCGATACTCAACCCTTGCAGGCAGGGATCTATCTTTGA
- a CDS encoding peptidoglycan-binding domain-containing protein, whose protein sequence is MMLPIIRPTTTNLDPVLISELKPFKNLASKMSRLVPHGLLSIAVITSVLSLAPKVLAQLFPGSRGQDVVLLQQALNREGFLIQVDGVYGPATTSAVTQFQQTCGLRVDGIAGPETNGALASGDCSFLPVLPPTSDLPVGPYVVVIPGTSSNNLQTARQVVSSARIDDSRRGSFINAGGYQERSSAQDVAERLKDRSLPARVEYRPL, encoded by the coding sequence ATGATGCTGCCAATCATTCGCCCAACGACAACGAATCTAGATCCAGTCCTAATTTCGGAACTGAAGCCATTTAAGAATCTCGCTTCCAAAATGTCAAGACTTGTTCCGCATGGGTTGCTGTCGATCGCCGTGATCACCTCAGTCCTCAGTTTGGCTCCAAAAGTGTTGGCGCAGCTTTTCCCCGGCAGTCGGGGGCAGGATGTTGTTTTGCTCCAGCAGGCTCTCAATCGGGAAGGCTTCTTGATTCAAGTCGATGGCGTTTATGGACCTGCTACCACCAGTGCGGTTACTCAATTTCAGCAAACCTGCGGGTTACGCGTGGATGGCATTGCCGGACCTGAAACCAATGGTGCTTTAGCTTCTGGTGACTGTAGCTTCCTCCCTGTCCTGCCCCCAACCTCGGATTTACCCGTTGGCCCTTATGTTGTTGTGATTCCGGGCACCAGTTCGAATAATCTGCAAACGGCGCGTCAGGTTGTTTCATCTGCCAGAATTGATGATTCGCGTCGAGGCAGCTTCATTAATGCAGGCGGCTACCAGGAACGATCGAGCGCTCAAGATGTTGCCGAGCGCCTCAAAGATAGATCCCTGCCTGCAAGGGTTGAGTATCGCCCGCTGTAA
- the psbQ gene encoding photosystem II protein PsbQ encodes MLRYRSILTLILVAITTLLISCSNPTPTVEGPLYTSAQLEQIQKYTDDLQIFRDRMLELPPLVQKDAWTDVASFIHGPLGELRATMSRLARTLEPTKQKQALTASKEVFEHLILIDEASQSRDRTKALRNYNEALKDFDAFLNLIPS; translated from the coding sequence ATGCTGCGCTATCGTTCAATTCTGACGCTTATTCTAGTTGCTATCACCACGCTGCTCATTAGCTGTAGCAACCCAACTCCAACCGTCGAAGGTCCGCTCTACACTTCAGCACAGCTTGAGCAAATTCAAAAATACACTGATGATCTTCAGATCTTCCGCGATCGAATGCTGGAACTGCCGCCGCTCGTGCAAAAAGATGCATGGACAGACGTTGCTTCTTTTATTCATGGTCCGCTTGGTGAACTACGTGCCACAATGAGCCGCCTCGCTCGAACCCTGGAACCCACAAAGCAAAAACAAGCCCTAACTGCCTCCAAAGAGGTCTTTGAACACCTGATTTTGATTGATGAAGCCTCTCAAAGCCGCGATCGAACCAAAGCGCTTCGCAACTATAACGAAGCTCTCAAAGACTTTGATGCTTTTCTGAATCTCATTCCTTCATAG
- the malQ gene encoding 4-alpha-glucanotransferase, whose protein sequence is MTFERASGILLHPTSLPGRFGIGDLGRSAYEFIDFLERSGQKLWQILPLGPTGDEHSPYIMNFSAFAGNPLLISLEQLAADGLLDEADLKPLPETAEPAYARVDFDQVIPVKYGYLRQAFDRFKQLLEQEPNPKFEEFCQAQSWWLDDFVLFMALLEAHDGKPWSQWEPEIARREPEALRTQSIALQDQVMFHKFMQFQFFEQWTQLRTYANSKNILIVGDVSIYVCHNSSDVWSSPETFKLNPETLEPAYIAGVPPDYFSETGQLWGNPVYDWDQIESTNFAWWIARFKATLLYVDIVRIDHFRGFEAYWQVPGGEKTAMNGEWVKGPDAKFFEALKSALGSLPVMAEDLGIITPEVEALRDRFEFPGMRIIQFAFGGSSDNAYLPHHYIPNCVVYPGTHDNDTTIGWWEKTGDHERQFVAKYWGYAAPEDIKEINWLFISAALFSVADLAVLPLQDVLGLDNRARMNDPSINAGNWRWRYTDSGLLTQEISDRLKQFVELYSR, encoded by the coding sequence GTGACTTTTGAACGCGCCAGTGGCATCCTCCTCCATCCAACCTCGCTACCCGGTCGCTTTGGCATCGGAGACTTAGGGCGATCGGCTTACGAATTTATTGACTTTCTTGAGCGCAGTGGGCAGAAACTTTGGCAAATTTTGCCCCTCGGACCCACAGGCGACGAACACTCGCCTTACATCATGAACTTCAGTGCCTTTGCCGGAAACCCTTTGCTGATCAGTCTGGAACAATTGGCAGCCGACGGGTTATTAGATGAAGCCGACCTGAAACCACTGCCAGAAACCGCAGAACCCGCTTATGCCCGCGTCGATTTTGATCAGGTCATACCCGTCAAATATGGCTATCTCAGGCAGGCGTTCGATCGCTTCAAACAACTGCTGGAACAGGAGCCAAACCCCAAATTTGAGGAATTTTGTCAGGCACAGTCCTGGTGGCTCGATGATTTTGTTTTATTCATGGCATTGCTAGAGGCACATGACGGCAAGCCCTGGAGCCAATGGGAACCGGAAATTGCCCGTCGCGAACCCGAAGCACTGCGAACCCAGAGCATTGCGCTGCAAGATCAAGTGATGTTTCACAAGTTCATGCAGTTTCAGTTTTTTGAGCAATGGACGCAGCTTCGCACCTATGCCAACAGCAAAAATATTTTGATTGTGGGGGATGTTTCCATCTACGTCTGCCACAATAGCTCGGATGTTTGGTCAAGCCCGGAAACCTTTAAGCTGAACCCCGAAACGCTGGAGCCTGCTTATATTGCGGGTGTACCGCCGGATTATTTCAGCGAAACCGGACAACTCTGGGGCAACCCAGTTTATGACTGGGATCAAATTGAAAGCACCAATTTTGCCTGGTGGATTGCCCGCTTCAAAGCAACACTGCTATACGTTGATATTGTTCGCATCGACCACTTCCGAGGCTTCGAGGCATATTGGCAAGTTCCGGGTGGTGAGAAAACCGCAATGAACGGCGAATGGGTGAAAGGACCCGATGCTAAGTTCTTTGAAGCGCTCAAATCTGCGCTCGGTAGTCTCCCGGTCATGGCGGAAGATCTGGGCATTATCACTCCAGAAGTGGAGGCATTGCGCGATCGATTTGAGTTTCCCGGTATGCGAATCATCCAATTTGCTTTCGGCGGTAGCTCTGACAATGCCTACTTGCCTCACCACTACATCCCTAACTGCGTCGTTTATCCCGGCACCCACGACAACGACACAACAATCGGCTGGTGGGAAAAAACGGGTGACCACGAACGGCAATTCGTCGCTAAATACTGGGGTTATGCTGCTCCAGAAGACATCAAGGAAATCAACTGGCTCTTCATCTCCGCTGCCCTCTTCTCCGTTGCTGATCTCGCCGTTCTCCCGCTGCAAGATGTTCTTGGGCTAGACAACCGCGCTCGCATGAACGACCCCAGCATCAATGCCGGAAACTGGCGCTGGCGATATACCGATTCTGGGCTGCTGACGCAGGAAATTAGCGATCGGCTCAAGCAGTTTGTGGAGTTGTATAGTCGATAG
- a CDS encoding 2OG-Fe(II) oxygenase, whose translation MTAPQSIANTKWAIPQSILSPMPPLTVGDHAPWFILPSHPDILMGGYRSVLFFFGSASQNEQIRSLLSSFAGARADLAKVGISFFGVSIDPNDKSLESQLPTDDRFQLLWDFQGDLSIRYGVLDSEAKGGVRYDPTTFILDENLRVLAAIPLTMHQNHLIQVLSTVYGLPNRDPPRLVSRQAPVLLVPQVFPPSFCRHLIQLYATDGGTDSGFMQQTGEKTAIVLDPKVKRRRDLLLTDPTLVGQINYLIWQRVQPEIEKAFQFRVTRYERYTVACYEAQNQGFFRAHRDNTTTGSAHRRFAMTLNLNTGEYEGGCLHFPEYSTDRYSPGIGDALIFSCSLLHEATPVTQGKRFVLLSFFFNDEDAKLRAQTQQQIVRE comes from the coding sequence TTGACAGCCCCCCAATCGATCGCCAACACTAAATGGGCAATCCCTCAATCGATTCTTTCCCCCATGCCCCCCCTGACTGTTGGTGATCACGCGCCGTGGTTTATTCTGCCCTCTCATCCCGACATTTTGATGGGGGGATATCGATCGGTGCTGTTTTTCTTTGGCAGTGCCAGCCAGAATGAGCAGATTCGATCGCTTTTATCCAGTTTTGCGGGAGCGAGGGCAGATCTGGCAAAGGTAGGCATCTCTTTCTTTGGCGTCAGCATTGATCCAAATGACAAGAGTTTGGAATCACAGCTTCCGACAGACGATCGCTTTCAGCTTTTGTGGGATTTTCAGGGAGATTTGAGCATCCGCTATGGGGTACTGGACAGTGAGGCGAAAGGGGGGGTGCGCTATGATCCCACGACATTTATCTTGGATGAGAATTTGCGAGTTTTAGCGGCAATTCCGCTGACGATGCACCAAAATCATCTCATTCAAGTGCTGAGTACCGTGTACGGGTTGCCCAATCGCGATCCGCCCCGTCTGGTGTCTCGTCAAGCTCCGGTGTTGCTGGTGCCACAGGTTTTTCCGCCCAGCTTTTGCCGTCATTTAATCCAGCTTTATGCAACAGATGGCGGCACAGATTCCGGCTTTATGCAGCAGACCGGAGAGAAAACGGCGATCGTGCTTGACCCAAAGGTAAAACGGCGGCGCGATCTGTTGCTGACTGATCCAACACTCGTTGGACAAATCAACTATTTGATCTGGCAGCGCGTTCAGCCTGAAATTGAAAAAGCTTTCCAGTTTCGCGTCACCCGCTACGAGCGATACACCGTTGCCTGCTACGAAGCCCAAAATCAGGGATTTTTTCGCGCCCATCGAGACAACACCACCACAGGCTCAGCCCATCGTCGCTTCGCGATGACCCTCAATCTCAATACCGGCGAATACGAAGGCGGTTGTCTTCACTTTCCAGAATATAGTACCGATCGCTATTCTCCTGGTATTGGCGATGCCCTCATTTTCTCCTGTTCGCTGCTCCATGAAGCAACCCCCGTCACGCAAGGCAAACGATTCGTCTTACTCTCCTTCTTTTTTAACGACGAAGATGCCAAGCTGAGAGCCCAAACCCAGCAGCAAATTGTTCGGGAATAG
- a CDS encoding ATP-dependent Clp protease ATP-binding subunit translates to MFEYFTEKSIAAVMAAQEEARRLEHAYVGTEQVLLGLIRVEDNLAAKTLAEMGVTLEQVRHAVEKIVGRGSGFVPVSIPFTPKSKRIFELAFEQARQFGTPYIAPEHILLALIQDSENVASKILENLGINLVTLRQQLTQSASQSEPDTASVAGRRPSREQKADRGSKVLAEYSRDLTQLAAEGKLDPMVGRAKELERIIQILGRRTKNNPVLLGEPGVGKTAIAEGLAQRIVDGLVPSLLEDKQVVALDMGALLSGTRFRGEFEERLTQIIAEVRQSQNIILVIDEVHTLLGAGSAEGGMDAANMLKPALARGEFQVIGATTLDEYRQHIERDAALERRFQPVTIGEPSVEETIEILRGLRDRYEQHHRLTIANDAIEAAARLADRYIADRFMPDKAIDLIDEAGSMVRLRHSKDSPLRDLKRDLREITAVKEAAVREQDFDKAGQLRDRELELEKQIKSVQAGDTNSQSPLPTVTADDIAQVVASWTSIPVNKLTESESIMLLHLEDMLHERVIGQDDAVKAVGRAVRRSRVGISDPNRPIASLIFSGPTGVGKTELAKALAASVFGSEEAMIRLDMSEFMEAHTISKLIGSPPGYVGYDEGGQLTEAVRRQPYTVILMDEIEKAHPDVFNVLLQLLEDGRLTDSRGRVVSFKNTLLVMTSNIGSKVIEKGGGSLGFEFADDRASGQYHQIRSKVMDEMKNYFRPELLNRLDEIIVFRQLTREEVTQIADLMIQEVAVRLTEQSIGLQATPAFKAQLLNEGYNPSYGARPLRRAISRLLEDNLAEAMLSGQIQAGDMAIADVNEDGQIQIRRESAAALAQAVS, encoded by the coding sequence ATGTTTGAATATTTCACCGAAAAATCGATCGCTGCTGTCATGGCTGCCCAAGAGGAAGCACGTCGTCTGGAACATGCCTATGTAGGCACAGAGCAAGTTTTACTGGGGCTGATCCGCGTTGAAGACAATCTGGCAGCGAAGACATTAGCTGAAATGGGTGTGACGTTAGAGCAGGTTCGTCACGCCGTTGAAAAAATTGTGGGTCGTGGTTCTGGCTTTGTGCCAGTTAGCATTCCATTCACGCCCAAATCGAAGCGAATTTTTGAACTGGCGTTTGAGCAAGCTCGTCAGTTTGGCACGCCTTACATTGCTCCTGAACACATCCTGTTAGCACTGATTCAGGACAGCGAGAATGTTGCCAGTAAGATCTTAGAGAATCTTGGCATCAATCTTGTTACTTTACGGCAGCAGTTGACTCAGAGTGCCAGCCAATCTGAACCTGATACGGCTTCAGTTGCCGGACGACGCCCCAGCCGAGAGCAGAAAGCCGATCGCGGTTCGAAAGTCTTAGCTGAATACAGCCGAGATCTGACGCAACTTGCGGCTGAAGGCAAGCTTGATCCGATGGTTGGTCGTGCAAAAGAGCTGGAGCGCATTATTCAGATTCTTGGTCGCCGCACAAAGAATAACCCGGTCTTGTTGGGTGAACCTGGTGTGGGTAAGACTGCGATCGCTGAAGGATTAGCACAGCGAATTGTGGATGGTCTAGTTCCTAGTCTTTTGGAAGACAAGCAGGTGGTCGCGCTTGATATGGGGGCGCTGCTGTCTGGTACTCGCTTCCGGGGAGAGTTTGAGGAACGGCTGACTCAAATCATTGCTGAAGTCCGTCAGTCACAAAATATCATTCTTGTCATTGACGAGGTTCATACCCTACTTGGTGCCGGTAGTGCTGAGGGCGGTATGGATGCTGCGAATATGCTCAAGCCTGCCCTGGCAAGAGGTGAGTTTCAAGTCATTGGTGCAACAACGCTAGACGAGTATCGACAGCACATTGAGCGGGACGCAGCTCTAGAACGGCGATTCCAGCCCGTAACGATCGGCGAACCCTCCGTTGAAGAAACGATCGAAATTCTGCGCGGACTGCGCGATCGATATGAGCAGCACCACCGTCTGACGATTGCAAATGATGCGATCGAAGCGGCAGCTCGGTTGGCCGATCGCTATATTGCCGATCGCTTTATGCCCGATAAGGCAATCGACCTGATCGACGAAGCCGGATCAATGGTGCGGTTACGCCACAGCAAAGATTCTCCCCTGCGTGACCTGAAGCGCGACTTGCGAGAAATCACTGCTGTTAAAGAAGCAGCCGTTCGTGAGCAGGACTTTGACAAAGCCGGACAATTGCGCGATCGAGAGCTTGAGCTTGAAAAGCAAATCAAGAGCGTGCAGGCTGGAGATACAAATTCTCAGTCTCCTCTGCCGACAGTGACCGCAGATGATATCGCTCAGGTTGTTGCTTCCTGGACAAGTATTCCAGTCAATAAGCTAACCGAGTCAGAATCCATCATGCTGCTGCACTTAGAGGATATGCTGCATGAGCGAGTCATCGGTCAAGATGATGCTGTGAAAGCGGTAGGGCGTGCAGTCCGTCGATCGCGGGTGGGCATCAGTGACCCTAATCGTCCGATCGCCAGTCTCATCTTCTCTGGACCAACCGGAGTGGGTAAGACAGAGTTAGCGAAGGCTCTTGCTGCTTCAGTGTTTGGTTCTGAGGAAGCGATGATCCGGTTGGATATGTCGGAGTTCATGGAGGCGCATACCATCTCGAAGCTCATTGGTTCGCCTCCGGGCTATGTTGGCTACGACGAAGGCGGTCAGTTGACTGAGGCAGTCCGTCGCCAGCCTTACACCGTCATTCTGATGGACGAAATTGAGAAAGCGCATCCAGACGTCTTTAATGTCTTGCTGCAATTGCTGGAAGATGGTCGCCTGACTGATTCCAGAGGTCGCGTTGTCAGCTTCAAGAACACGTTGCTGGTCATGACCTCGAATATTGGGTCTAAGGTGATTGAGAAAGGTGGCGGTAGCCTTGGCTTTGAGTTTGCCGACGATCGCGCTTCTGGTCAGTATCACCAGATTCGATCGAAGGTGATGGACGAGATGAAGAACTACTTCCGTCCAGAGTTGCTGAATCGGCTCGATGAGATTATTGTCTTCCGTCAACTGACTCGTGAAGAAGTGACCCAGATCGCCGATTTGATGATTCAAGAAGTTGCGGTTCGTCTGACTGAACAAAGTATCGGACTCCAGGCAACCCCAGCCTTTAAAGCCCAACTGCTGAATGAGGGCTACAACCCCAGCTACGGCGCACGTCCACTTAGAAGGGCAATCTCTCGCTTACTGGAAGACAACCTGGCTGAGGCAATGCTATCGGGTCAGATCCAGGCAGGCGATATGGCGATCGCAGATGTGAATGAAGATGGTCAGATCCAAATCCGTCGCGAATCTGCCGCAGCACTGGCACAAGCAGTTTCCTAG
- a CDS encoding ABC transporter ATP-binding protein, whose translation MSRSSYWQLIPFIRPHLGTIVQALVCTVIFTICWPLLANLAGRLLEFLVKGDMWGLARMAGIVSGIFLLQKLVQYGQDALMAKASLATALDLRKKTYAHLQSLSPGYFETAQTGDLTYRLTEDIDRIGEVINKVFQDSTPCVLQLIVVFGYMIYLNWQLTFASLLVVPLMGLLISWFGERMLKVSHRSQSLISDLSSLLTEVFSGIRLIRAFAAEDYEIDRFGREAERNRRAKYAAAWLKAVQFLVVGFLYALSVVLLLLLGGWQISQGNLTGTEFGSYAFAVAMLIDPISHLTQNYNEYKQGQASVDRIFELIHIQPAVKEKPNAGLLPSVTGKVEYRNVCFSYKSDQPVLQNLDLLAFPGEAIALVGSSGAGKTTLVNLLPRFYDPQAGQILIDGIDIRDVTLRSLRRQIGIVPQETVLFSGTIAHNIAFGQKHFDLEAVQAAAKVANAHQFITQFPDGYNSWLGERGVNLSGGQRQRLAIARAVLLDPRILILDEATSALDSESEALVQEALERLMKNRTVFIIAHRLATIRRADRILVIEKGRVLESGTHTELLEQNGRYARFYAQQFETIG comes from the coding sequence ATGTCTCGATCGAGCTACTGGCAACTGATTCCCTTTATCCGTCCGCATCTGGGGACGATCGTGCAGGCGTTAGTTTGTACGGTTATCTTTACGATCTGCTGGCCTCTGTTGGCGAATCTGGCAGGACGGTTGCTGGAATTTTTGGTCAAGGGGGACATGTGGGGGTTGGCGCGGATGGCTGGCATTGTGTCAGGAATTTTCCTGCTGCAAAAGCTGGTGCAGTATGGTCAGGATGCGTTGATGGCAAAGGCTTCTTTGGCGACGGCTCTGGATCTGCGGAAAAAAACCTATGCTCATTTGCAAAGCCTTAGCCCTGGATATTTCGAGACGGCTCAGACGGGGGATTTAACTTATCGCTTGACCGAAGACATCGATCGCATTGGTGAGGTAATCAATAAGGTCTTTCAGGACTCCACACCTTGTGTCTTGCAATTGATTGTTGTCTTTGGCTACATGATCTACCTCAACTGGCAACTGACCTTTGCAAGTCTGCTGGTCGTGCCGCTCATGGGTCTGCTAATTAGCTGGTTTGGTGAACGGATGCTGAAGGTATCGCACCGCAGCCAATCGCTGATTTCTGATCTGTCATCTCTGCTGACGGAAGTGTTTAGCGGCATTCGCTTGATTCGTGCCTTCGCTGCCGAAGATTATGAAATCGATCGCTTTGGTCGGGAAGCAGAGCGGAACCGTCGGGCAAAATATGCGGCTGCATGGCTAAAGGCAGTTCAGTTTCTCGTCGTTGGCTTTCTTTATGCGCTGAGTGTGGTGCTGCTCCTGTTGCTCGGCGGCTGGCAAATCTCGCAGGGCAATCTCACAGGAACGGAATTCGGTAGCTACGCTTTCGCGGTCGCAATGCTGATCGACCCTATCTCTCACCTGACGCAAAATTACAACGAATATAAGCAGGGTCAGGCTTCTGTCGATCGCATCTTTGAACTGATCCATATCCAGCCTGCTGTCAAGGAAAAACCGAATGCAGGGCTGCTGCCATCGGTGACGGGTAAAGTTGAGTATCGCAACGTCTGCTTTAGCTACAAGTCAGACCAGCCCGTACTGCAAAATCTCGATTTGCTGGCGTTTCCCGGAGAAGCGATCGCCCTTGTTGGCAGTTCTGGTGCGGGTAAAACCACGCTGGTTAACTTACTCCCTCGCTTTTATGACCCTCAAGCAGGGCAAATCTTGATCGACGGAATTGATATTCGAGATGTGACACTCCGCAGCCTTCGTCGTCAGATTGGGATTGTGCCTCAAGAAACGGTGCTGTTTTCTGGGACGATCGCCCATAACATCGCCTTTGGTCAAAAACACTTTGACCTGGAAGCAGTGCAGGCAGCCGCGAAGGTCGCCAATGCTCATCAATTCATTACACAATTCCCCGATGGCTACAATTCCTGGTTGGGGGAACGGGGCGTCAATTTGTCTGGAGGTCAGCGTCAGCGTCTCGCCATTGCCCGTGCCGTTCTGCTTGATCCACGCATTTTGATTCTTGATGAAGCCACCTCTGCCCTCGATTCGGAATCAGAGGCACTGGTACAGGAAGCACTGGAACGCTTGATGAAAAACCGTACTGTCTTTATCATCGCCCACCGTCTGGCAACAATTCGCCGCGCCGATCGCATTCTTGTCATTGAAAAAGGTCGCGTTCTCGAATCTGGAACCCATACAGAACTCCTCGAACAAAACGGGCGATATGCTCGGTTCTATGCCCAGCAATTTGAGACGATCGGCTGA
- a CDS encoding GNAT family N-acetyltransferase — translation MIRKGTDEDFEAIFHTINDAASAYKGVIPADRWHEPYMTKEELKAQIEDGVEFSCYVDNNEIIGVMGIQDKKEVALIRHAYVRTQQRNKGIGTLLLRELIKDATKPILIGTWKAADWAISFYEKQGFCLVEESEKNRLLKKYWAISDRQIETSVVLVDHKYKQLQD, via the coding sequence ATGATACGAAAAGGCACTGATGAAGACTTCGAAGCAATTTTTCATACCATCAATGATGCAGCCAGTGCTTATAAAGGCGTAATTCCAGCCGATCGATGGCATGAGCCATATATGACGAAAGAAGAGCTAAAAGCACAAATCGAAGATGGTGTGGAATTTTCATGTTATGTCGATAACAACGAAATTATTGGAGTCATGGGAATTCAGGACAAAAAGGAAGTAGCGTTAATTCGTCATGCCTACGTCAGAACGCAACAACGAAACAAAGGTATTGGAACACTTCTGCTTCGAGAACTCATAAAAGATGCAACAAAACCGATTTTGATCGGAACCTGGAAGGCAGCGGATTGGGCGATCAGTTTTTATGAAAAGCAGGGTTTTTGTCTTGTTGAAGAATCAGAAAAGAATCGCCTACTTAAGAAATATTGGGCCATTTCCGATCGACAAATCGAAACTTCAGTTGTTTTAGTAGATCACAAATATAAGCAGTTACAAGATTAG